A genomic region of Alligator mississippiensis isolate rAllMis1 chromosome 4, rAllMis1, whole genome shotgun sequence contains the following coding sequences:
- the FZD2 gene encoding frizzled-2 — MRPSSVLHRLCSLLLWLNLLGSCWGQFHGEKGISIPDHGFCQPISIPLCTDIAYNQTIMPNLLGHTNQEDAGLEVHQFYPLVKVQCSPELKFFLCSMYAPVCTVLEQAIPPCRSICERARQGCEALMNKFGFQWPERLRCEHFPRHGAEQICVGQNHSEDGGSPALLTSATPLAGQGTPGAPRYATMDHPFHCPRALKVPSYLNYKFLGEKDCAAPCEPARGDGHMFFNQDEIRFARIWILIWSVLCCASTFFTVTTYLVDMQRFRYPERPIIFLSGCYTMVSVAYIAGFVLEERVVCNERFQDDGYRTVVQGTKKEGCTILFMMLYFFSMASSIWWVILSLTWFLAAGMKWGHEAIEANSQYFHLAAWAVPAVKTITILAMGQIDGDLLSGVCFVGLNNIDPLRGFVLAPLFVYLFIGTSFLLAGFVSLFRIRTIMKHGGTKTEKLERLMVRIGVFSVLYTVPATIVIACYFYEQAFREHWERSWISQHCKSLAIPCPLQYTPRMTPDFTVYMIKYLMTLIVGITSGFWIWSGKTLHSWRKFYTRLTNSKHGETTV; from the coding sequence ATGCGCCCCTCCAGCGTCCTGCATCGGCTCTGCTCGCTGCTGCTCTGGCTGAActtgctgggctcctgctggggcCAGTTCCACGGCGAGAAGGGCATCTCCATCCCAGACCACGGGTTCTGCCAGCCCATCTCCATCCCGCTGTGCACGGACATAGCCTACAACCAGACCATCATGCCCAACCTGCTGGGCCACACCAACCAGGAGGACGCGGGGCTGGAGGTGCACCAGTTCTACCCGCTGGTCAAGGTGCAGTGCTCGCCCGAGCTCAAGTTCTTCCTGTGCTCCATGTACGCGCCTGTCTGCACGGTGCTGGAGCAGGCCATCCCGCCCTGCCGCTCCATCTGCGAGCGGGCCCGCCAGGGCTGCGAGGCCCTCATGAACAAGTTCGGCTTCCAGTGGCCCGAGCGGCTGCGCTGCGAGCACTTCCCGCGCCACGGCGCTGAGCAGATCTGCGTGGGCCAGAACCACTCGGAGGACGGAGGCTCCCCAGCACTGCTTACCAGTGCCACGCCGCTGGCTGGCCAGGGCACCCCGGGGGCGCCACGCTATGCCACGATGGATCACCCCTTCCACTGCCCACGGGCACTCAAGGTGCCCAGCTACCTCAACTACAAGTTCCTGGGTGAGAAGGACTGCGCCGCACCTTGCGAGCCGGCCCGTGGAGACGGCCATATGTTTTTCAACCAGGATGAGATCCGCTTTGCCCGCATCTGGATCCTCATCTGGTCCGTGTTGTGCTGTGCCTCCACCTTCTTCACTGTCACCACCTACCTGGTGGACATGCAGCGCTTCCGCTACCCGGAGCGGCCCATCATCTTCCTCTCAGGCTGCTACACCATGGTGTCAGTGGCCTACATTGCAGGCTTCGTACTGGAGGAGCGAGTGGTCTGCAACGAGCGCTTCCAGGATGATGGCTACCGCACTGTGGTGCAGGGCACCAAGAAGGAGGGCTGCACCATCCTCTTCATGATGCTCTACTTCTTCAGCATGGCCAGCTCTATCTGGTGGGTCATCCTCTCCCTCACCTGGTTCCTGGCTGCTGGCATGAAGTGGGGCCACGAGGCCATTGAGGCCAACTCGCAGTACTTTCACCTGGCCGCCTGGGCCGTGCCAGCTGTCAAGACCATCACCATCCTTGCCATGGGGCAGATTGACGGTGACCTCTTGAGTGGCGTCTGCTTCGTGGGGCTCAACAACATCGATCCGCTGCGTGGTTTTGTGCTGGCACCGCTCTTTGTCTACCTGTTCATTGGCACCTCCTTCCTGCTAGCTGGCTTCGTGTCGCTCTTCCGCATCAGGACCATCATGAAGCACGGTGGCACCAAAACCGAGAAGCTGGAACGGCTGATGGTGCGCATCGGCGTGTTCAGTGTGCTCTACACCGTGCCTGCCACCATCGTCATTGCCTGCTACTTCTATGAGCAGGCCTTTCGGGAGCACTGGGAGCGCAGCTGGATCAGCCAGCACTGCAAGAGCCTggccatcccctgcccgctccagTATACGCCGCGCATGACCCCCGACTTCACTGTCTACATGATCAAGTATCTCATGACTCTCATTGTGGGCATCACCTCTGGGTTCTGGATCTGGTCGGGCAAAACCCTGCACTCCTGGCGGAAGTTTTACACCCGGCTAACTAACAGCAAGCATGGGGAGACCACGgtgtga